One window of the Chryseotalea sp. WA131a genome contains the following:
- a CDS encoding alpha/beta hydrolase, whose product MRKKYRYRLIWVAVALVIIYFFPSPQKTFNGLYHGYPSAQVDKLYELRALPLSTIEVDGEDWRYLSIGKGNRTILFLHGMAGAYDIWWNQIDALKDGFNIISITYPPVDNLADMGKATMAILDKEKIEKVNVVGTSLGGYFAQYLVATYPNRVERAVFGNTFPPNTIIEKENKTNHWLMRIAPHWAVMSALRTNIKQKVIPPSGNNEVLKAYLMEGTYRTSRSQLLARYSCVIDKFKPAANTTIPVLIIESNNDPLISPMLRASLKKLYPTAPVVNFGEEGHMPYVNKSKEYSQVLKGFLR is encoded by the coding sequence ATGCGAAAGAAATATCGTTATCGGTTGATTTGGGTTGCTGTAGCCCTTGTTATCATTTATTTTTTCCCTTCTCCACAAAAAACATTCAATGGACTTTATCACGGCTATCCATCAGCGCAAGTCGATAAGTTGTATGAATTGCGCGCCCTACCACTTTCTACAATCGAAGTAGATGGAGAAGACTGGAGGTATCTATCGATCGGTAAAGGCAACCGCACTATTTTGTTTTTGCACGGCATGGCTGGCGCGTACGATATCTGGTGGAACCAAATCGATGCGCTCAAGGACGGTTTCAATATTATTTCCATCACTTACCCGCCTGTTGATAATCTGGCGGACATGGGTAAAGCTACGATGGCCATTCTCGACAAAGAGAAAATTGAAAAGGTAAATGTCGTGGGCACTTCATTGGGTGGATATTTTGCGCAGTACTTGGTGGCCACCTACCCAAATCGAGTGGAGCGAGCTGTATTCGGAAATACCTTTCCTCCCAATACCATCATTGAAAAAGAAAACAAAACCAATCACTGGCTTATGCGCATCGCACCGCACTGGGCGGTGATGTCAGCATTGAGAACCAACATCAAACAAAAAGTAATTCCACCTTCGGGCAATAATGAAGTATTGAAAGCGTACTTGATGGAAGGCACCTACCGCACTTCGCGCAGCCAATTATTGGCACGATACAGTTGTGTTATTGATAAATTTAAGCCGGCAGCCAACACCACCATCCCCGTCTTGATTATCGAATCCAACAATGACCCCTTGATTTCGCCCATGCTGCGTGCATCTCTTAAAAAACTTTATCCAACAGCACCAGTCGTAAACTTTGGTGAGGAAGGTCACATGCCATATGTAAATAAATCGAAAGAGTATAGTCAAGTGCTCAAGGGGTTTTTGAGGTAG
- a CDS encoding dipeptide epimerase gives MKIKSIKSWSADLGNTKPYTIAFKTIDEVNNAFVEIELENGLTGIGAGNPSEYVTGESFEQCEAALKEANIQFLVGRDIRELNQLTFEVWKKFPANPAACAALDIAMYDAFTKFLNVPLVKFLGQKIQSLPTSNTIGIKNVEETLKEAQEYGERGFKVLKVKLGIDLAEDIERIVKLREKFGKKFTIRIDANQGYDLAKTIEFYNKTKHLDVELIEQPLPAKEIDSMRQLPAEIRKILAADESLLTPKSALEIVKPPVATGIFNIKLMKCGGISQGLKIAEIGLHEGIDLFWGCNDESIISITAALHLAFSCSNTKYIDLDGSLDLARDVVKGGFILRDGVMYCSEKPGLGVEKL, from the coding sequence ATGAAAATCAAATCCATCAAATCGTGGTCGGCCGACTTAGGCAACACCAAGCCCTACACCATCGCTTTCAAAACCATCGATGAAGTAAACAATGCTTTTGTCGAGATTGAACTTGAAAACGGCCTTACGGGGATAGGTGCAGGCAATCCCAGCGAGTATGTGACTGGCGAAAGCTTTGAGCAATGCGAAGCTGCGTTGAAAGAAGCCAACATCCAATTTTTAGTTGGGCGTGATATTCGCGAACTAAACCAACTTACTTTTGAAGTGTGGAAAAAATTTCCCGCCAACCCAGCCGCGTGTGCTGCCCTCGACATTGCCATGTACGATGCGTTCACCAAGTTCTTGAATGTTCCACTGGTAAAATTCCTGGGGCAAAAAATTCAATCGTTGCCTACCTCCAATACCATCGGAATTAAAAATGTGGAAGAAACGTTGAAAGAAGCACAAGAATATGGAGAACGTGGCTTTAAAGTTTTAAAAGTAAAACTGGGAATAGATTTAGCTGAAGACATCGAGCGCATTGTTAAGCTGCGTGAAAAGTTCGGGAAGAAATTCACCATCCGCATTGACGCCAATCAGGGTTATGATTTAGCCAAAACAATTGAGTTTTATAACAAGACCAAGCACTTGGATGTTGAGTTGATTGAACAGCCCCTTCCCGCTAAGGAGATTGACTCCATGCGCCAACTGCCGGCCGAAATCAGAAAAATACTTGCAGCAGATGAATCATTGTTGACTCCCAAAAGTGCTTTGGAAATAGTGAAACCTCCGGTGGCCACGGGCATTTTTAATATTAAATTGATGAAGTGTGGCGGCATTAGTCAAGGCTTAAAGATTGCTGAAATTGGTTTGCATGAAGGCATCGATTTATTCTGGGGTTGCAATGATGAAAGTATCATCAGCATCACGGCAGCGCTGCACTTGGCATTTTCGTGCTCAAACACAAAGTACATTGACCTAGATGGAAGTCTAGATCTTGCTCGCGATGTGGTGAAAGGTGGTTTTATTTTGAGAGATGGAGTAATGTATTGTTCTGAAAAACCAGGCTTGGGGGTGGAGAAACTATAA
- a CDS encoding type II toxin-antitoxin system RelE/ParE family toxin, whose translation MPKNPEYLLDFIPQAREDIREIVVWYRSEMKGLEDRFLLSLKNSTNFLQRNPFIYQINFDSIRSLLLQRFPYRVYYFVEANMVKIIGVVHTKRNEKYIRKRTSGL comes from the coding sequence ATGCCAAAGAACCCTGAGTATCTTTTAGACTTCATCCCACAAGCTAGAGAGGATATTAGAGAGATTGTAGTCTGGTATAGAAGTGAAATGAAAGGGCTTGAGGACAGGTTTTTACTAAGCCTAAAAAATTCCACCAATTTTTTGCAACGGAATCCTTTCATATACCAAATTAACTTTGACTCCATTCGGTCTCTTTTGCTGCAGCGCTTTCCATATCGAGTATATTATTTTGTCGAAGCGAATATGGTGAAAATAATAGGAGTCGTTCACACAAAACGAAATGAGAAATACATTCGCAAAAGAACCAGCGGCCTTTAA
- a CDS encoding addiction module protein, whose amino-acid sequence MIATIKEIRQLSIEERILMVEAIWDSIAEDTTSEDLRIPEAEKKMILKRFEDFKSGDQKTYSWDEVVSYAKEP is encoded by the coding sequence ATGATTGCTACAATTAAAGAAATCCGCCAGTTGAGCATTGAAGAGCGTATATTGATGGTAGAAGCAATTTGGGACAGCATTGCCGAGGATACCACATCTGAAGATTTGCGCATACCCGAAGCGGAAAAAAAAATGATATTAAAACGATTTGAAGATTTTAAATCGGGAGACCAGAAAACATATTCATGGGATGAAGTAGTAAGTTATGCCAAAGAACCCTGA
- a CDS encoding DUF1611 domain-containing protein has protein sequence MQKTNAIIITAGHLDSSNGKTAHGLIRGTERFNIIGVIDDKYPGKDAGEILDGKKRNIPIYASIDDFSKNSKEKAVYGIIGVATKGGVIPDSLRAILKDALVHGYGLINGLHEYISDIPELADFAKSRGLEIIDVRKPKKFKDLHFWSGKIKNVHCPKIAVLGTDCALGKRTTSRFLVEAMREAGYKAEMIYTGQTGWMQGARYGFVFDSTLNDFISGEMEHAIVTCWEEVKPDIIFIEGQSSLRNPSGPAGAEWIVSADANAAVLQHNPTRKKYKGLEDYPANIVDVKDEIDLIKIYGAPTVAITVNTMKMKEEEARTWAAQKEKELGIPVILPLEDSVKQLVPIFKEMIEKSIAQV, from the coding sequence ATGCAAAAGACCAATGCGATCATTATCACGGCTGGCCATTTAGATTCATCAAACGGAAAAACAGCTCATGGCCTTATTCGTGGCACTGAGCGATTTAACATTATTGGTGTGATCGATGACAAATACCCTGGTAAGGATGCAGGTGAAATTTTGGATGGGAAGAAACGGAATATTCCTATTTATGCCTCCATTGATGATTTCAGCAAGAACTCAAAGGAGAAAGCGGTTTATGGAATCATTGGCGTTGCCACCAAGGGCGGGGTGATTCCCGATTCGTTGCGCGCTATTTTGAAAGATGCGTTGGTTCATGGCTATGGACTTATCAACGGATTGCATGAATACATTTCAGATATTCCTGAGCTAGCGGATTTTGCTAAATCGCGCGGCTTAGAAATTATTGATGTGCGCAAACCTAAAAAATTCAAAGACCTTCATTTTTGGAGTGGCAAAATAAAAAATGTGCATTGCCCCAAAATTGCTGTGTTGGGTACCGACTGTGCGTTGGGCAAGCGAACGACTTCACGATTTTTGGTGGAAGCTATGCGCGAGGCCGGTTACAAAGCCGAAATGATTTACACCGGACAAACCGGTTGGATGCAAGGTGCACGTTATGGATTTGTTTTCGATAGCACGCTCAATGATTTTATTTCGGGTGAGATGGAACACGCCATTGTAACTTGCTGGGAAGAAGTAAAGCCTGATATCATTTTTATCGAAGGTCAATCTTCGTTACGTAACCCTAGCGGCCCGGCAGGTGCCGAATGGATTGTGTCGGCCGATGCCAATGCAGCTGTGTTACAGCATAATCCTACTCGCAAAAAGTACAAAGGCTTAGAAGATTATCCTGCGAACATTGTGGACGTAAAAGACGAAATTGATTTAATAAAAATTTATGGTGCGCCCACGGTGGCCATTACCGTGAACACGATGAAGATGAAAGAAGAGGAAGCTCGTACTTGGGCTGCACAGAAAGAAAAAGAGTTGGGCATCCCAGTTATTCTTCCGCTAGAAGATTCCGTTAAACAACTAGTGCCTATCTTTAAGGAAATGATTGAAAAATCGATAGCGCAGGTTTAG
- a CDS encoding serine hydrolase, translating into MPTIAHYAKKILVVSDNDAYNRLYEFVGQRHTNQAFQQKGYLVKLFHRLERPLSPDQNRHTEAVRFIRNDSVIYKQPMLVNTDSVFPRRRVFKGIGFIKKDTLIRKPFDFTYKNDYSLFEQQEILKAILFPNFVDPKKRFDLTEADRKFVMQYMSQLPTETFSPPYKKDTVMYDAYCKFLMFGEDKKSIPKNIRIFNKVGDAYGYLIDNAYIVDFENGVEFMLSAVINTNTDGIYNDGKYEYKTIGYPFMKNLGQTVYQYELKRKRKHRPDLREFILKYDAPVVTLKRD; encoded by the coding sequence GTGCCTACCATCGCGCATTATGCTAAAAAGATTTTGGTGGTAAGCGATAACGATGCATACAATCGATTATATGAATTTGTAGGGCAGCGCCACACCAATCAGGCTTTTCAACAAAAAGGGTATTTGGTAAAACTCTTTCATCGGTTGGAGCGGCCACTCTCACCCGACCAAAATAGACATACGGAGGCGGTTCGCTTTATTCGCAACGATTCGGTTATCTACAAACAACCAATGTTAGTAAATACGGACTCGGTTTTTCCTCGAAGAAGAGTGTTCAAAGGAATAGGATTTATTAAGAAGGATACCTTGATACGAAAGCCATTTGACTTTACTTATAAAAACGATTATTCACTTTTTGAACAACAAGAAATTCTAAAGGCAATTTTGTTCCCCAATTTTGTTGACCCCAAAAAGCGGTTTGATCTCACCGAAGCCGACCGAAAATTTGTGATGCAATACATGAGCCAATTGCCGACCGAAACATTTTCTCCTCCTTATAAAAAAGACACCGTTATGTATGATGCCTATTGCAAGTTTTTGATGTTTGGCGAAGATAAAAAATCGATTCCCAAAAACATCCGCATCTTCAATAAAGTAGGCGATGCATACGGCTATTTAATCGACAATGCTTATATCGTTGATTTTGAAAACGGAGTAGAGTTTATGTTATCGGCCGTTATCAATACCAATACCGATGGCATTTACAACGATGGGAAGTACGAATACAAAACGATTGGTTATCCGTTTATGAAAAACCTAGGCCAAACTGTCTATCAATACGAACTCAAGCGCAAGAGAAAGCACAGGCCTGATTTGCGCGAGTTTATTTTGAAGTATGATGCCCCGGTTGTTACTTTGAAGCGAGATTGA
- a CDS encoding type II toxin-antitoxin system RelE/ParE family toxin — MKLVYSEYAVEQLQRILDFLVYQQEIPSQKALEIRDKILDKADTILSNVYVAQKEELLEHLQLAHRRLIISNYKIIYTIKTDHILITDIFDTRQNPDKMKG, encoded by the coding sequence ATGAAATTAGTTTATTCTGAATATGCGGTAGAGCAACTTCAGAGAATTTTGGATTTTTTGGTTTACCAACAAGAAATTCCATCGCAAAAAGCACTGGAGATAAGGGATAAGATTTTAGATAAAGCGGATACGATTCTTTCCAACGTTTACGTAGCTCAAAAGGAAGAACTTTTAGAACATCTTCAATTAGCCCATCGTAGACTTATAATTAGTAACTACAAGATTATTTATACAATCAAAACTGACCATATTTTGATTACTGATATTTTTGATACGCGTCAGAACCCTGATAAAATGAAAGGCTGA
- the rlmN gene encoding 23S rRNA (adenine(2503)-C(2))-methyltransferase RlmN, with product MTETITPRDIRKLKLEELKDFFVSQGDKAFRAQQVYDWLWNKSAKSFEQMTNLSLPTRELLKKHFVINHIKVDKMQRSEDGTIKNAVMLHDGMIVESVLIPTEKRITACVSSQVGCSLACKFCATARLKRQRNLSPDEIYDQVVAIKEQAELFFGRPLTNIVFMGMGEPLLNYANVIEAISKITNQKGLGMASKRITVSTVGVAKMIVKMADDGVKFNLAVSLHAAIDKTRSSIMPINDSNPLEELGEALKYWYQKTKSKVTYEYVVWKGVNDTEEHVRALLRFCKLVPSKVNLIEYNPIDDGEFQQASEEVLNMYMDLLESNGITCRVRKSRGKDIDAACGQLANKG from the coding sequence ATGACCGAAACCATCACACCACGCGACATCCGCAAACTCAAGCTCGAAGAACTGAAAGACTTTTTTGTTTCGCAGGGCGATAAAGCCTTTCGTGCGCAACAAGTGTACGATTGGCTTTGGAACAAATCGGCCAAGAGCTTTGAACAAATGACCAACCTCTCGCTGCCCACCCGCGAGCTGTTGAAAAAGCATTTTGTCATCAACCACATTAAGGTTGACAAAATGCAGCGCAGCGAAGACGGCACCATCAAAAATGCCGTGATGCTGCACGATGGAATGATTGTTGAGTCGGTGCTGATTCCCACCGAAAAAAGAATTACTGCTTGCGTCTCTTCGCAAGTCGGTTGCAGCTTGGCCTGTAAGTTTTGTGCTACTGCTCGCTTAAAAAGGCAACGCAATCTAAGCCCTGATGAAATCTACGACCAAGTGGTGGCCATTAAAGAGCAAGCAGAATTATTTTTTGGAAGGCCACTTACCAACATCGTGTTCATGGGCATGGGCGAACCACTGTTGAACTACGCGAATGTGATCGAAGCCATTTCAAAAATCACTAATCAAAAAGGCTTGGGCATGGCCAGCAAACGCATCACCGTTTCTACAGTGGGCGTGGCCAAAATGATTGTGAAAATGGCAGACGATGGCGTGAAATTTAACCTAGCTGTTTCATTGCATGCCGCCATCGACAAAACTCGTTCTTCCATCATGCCCATCAACGATTCTAATCCGTTGGAAGAATTGGGTGAAGCCTTGAAATACTGGTATCAAAAAACAAAAAGCAAAGTCACGTATGAATATGTGGTGTGGAAAGGCGTGAACGACACCGAAGAACATGTCCGCGCATTACTTCGATTTTGCAAATTGGTACCCAGCAAAGTAAACCTGATTGAATACAACCCCATTGATGATGGCGAGTTTCAGCAAGCCTCCGAAGAAGTACTGAATATGTATATGGACTTGCTCGAAAGCAACGGCATCACCTGCCGCGTGCGCAAAAGCCGTGGAAAAGATATTGATGCGGCCTGTGGGCAGTTGGCGAATAAAGGGTAA
- a CDS encoding carboxypeptidase-like regulatory domain-containing protein has translation MSFKLKLIFAVILTATLSWDGQAQKLIKGIVVDSATLNNLQGVHVMVKSTNRATTTNQNGVFTILATEKDTLIFSYVGYAKEKLPIYLEEETMFVRMREESILLKEVIIKDRFLLLNERYITSPTLNSSKPLKSAGFSSQGGVGVNFSYFSKQEKEKRKLGKIMAENEKARVYMEMVNDPDLKDEIMARYKIDEAKFYELLAIYNEKNRDIMYSSNSGLILNSLLSYYQEATKKSKQ, from the coding sequence ATGTCCTTTAAGTTGAAATTAATCTTTGCCGTAATTCTAACCGCTACACTTTCGTGGGATGGGCAAGCGCAAAAATTGATTAAGGGAATTGTAGTTGACTCGGCCACGCTCAATAATCTGCAAGGAGTACACGTGATGGTAAAAAGTACAAACCGCGCCACCACTACCAATCAAAATGGGGTGTTCACCATTTTGGCTACTGAAAAAGACACCCTCATTTTTTCATATGTGGGATACGCTAAAGAAAAATTGCCTATTTACTTAGAAGAGGAAACCATGTTTGTGCGTATGCGCGAAGAAAGCATTCTGCTAAAGGAAGTTATTATTAAAGATAGATTTCTCTTGCTAAACGAGCGATATATTACCTCTCCTACCCTGAACAGTTCAAAACCTTTAAAGAGTGCTGGTTTTTCTTCTCAGGGTGGAGTGGGTGTAAATTTCTCCTACTTTTCAAAACAAGAAAAAGAGAAAAGAAAGCTAGGAAAGATAATGGCGGAAAACGAGAAGGCGCGTGTGTACATGGAGATGGTAAATGATCCCGACTTAAAAGATGAAATCATGGCCCGGTACAAAATAGATGAAGCAAAATTTTATGAACTGTTGGCCATCTATAATGAGAAAAATAGAGACATTATGTATTCGTCTAACTCGGGACTGATTCTAAACTCATTGCTTTCTTATTACCAAGAGGCGACTAAAAAAAGTAAGCAGTAA
- a CDS encoding VIT1/CCC1 transporter family protein, which produces MEEHFKSSEKVRDFVIGMSDGLTVPFALAAGLSGALSAEPNSTQIIITAGLAEIAAGSIAMGLGGYLAGRTEIEHYETEEKREYDEIVHKHEVEIKETKEIFEKYGISDELQEKIAREMAKRPKEWVDFMMRFELGLEKPDKNRAHQSAFIIAISYVVGGLIPLSAYFFTSSAEEGLLYSSIITLLCLIVFGLTKSKLTGQPLLKGTLRVTLIGAAAAAAAFAIAKMIA; this is translated from the coding sequence ATGGAAGAACACTTTAAAAGTTCAGAAAAAGTACGCGACTTTGTAATTGGCATGAGCGATGGGCTCACCGTGCCCTTTGCATTAGCGGCTGGCTTGAGCGGTGCCCTAAGTGCCGAGCCGAACTCCACACAAATAATTATTACTGCAGGCTTGGCAGAAATTGCTGCAGGTTCTATTGCCATGGGATTGGGCGGCTACTTGGCAGGGCGCACTGAAATAGAGCACTATGAAACAGAAGAGAAGCGCGAGTACGATGAGATTGTGCACAAGCACGAAGTAGAAATAAAAGAAACCAAAGAGATTTTTGAAAAGTACGGCATCAGCGATGAACTGCAAGAAAAAATTGCACGGGAGATGGCCAAGCGACCCAAAGAGTGGGTGGATTTTATGATGCGATTTGAGTTAGGTCTTGAAAAACCCGACAAGAACCGGGCGCACCAAAGTGCTTTTATTATCGCCATCAGTTACGTTGTAGGCGGCTTGATTCCATTAAGTGCCTATTTCTTTACCTCCTCAGCCGAAGAAGGTTTATTGTATTCTTCCATCATCACTTTGTTGTGTTTAATTGTATTTGGTTTAACAAAAAGTAAGCTCACGGGGCAGCCCTTATTGAAGGGAACGCTTCGGGTTACGTTGATTGGAGCGGCAGCGGCAGCCGCAGCATTCGCCATTGCGAAGATGATTGCGTAA
- a CDS encoding rhomboid family intramembrane serine protease, translating into MQLIIINVVVFVTMGIILVVSEIGGFRGFFDAIHLQFQIPAKFQEFIFRPWTILTYSFMHEIPGILHILFNMLTLYWFGKLFVEYLGSDKLIAVYILGAISGALVYLLSYNLIPYFVMRSVNSNVVMVGASASIDAIVVASATLLPEYTFFLLFFGPVRIKYLAAIIVFLSFLGTVSSNAGGNLAHLGGALMGFIYTKQLQAGINWGAWITGTIDAIKSLFAPKPKVKITYRKEEPKVQKKTSSTFTKASQEEIDTILDKISDKGYESLSKEEKEKLFNASKK; encoded by the coding sequence ATGCAGTTGATCATCATCAACGTGGTGGTGTTTGTTACTATGGGAATAATCCTTGTCGTATCTGAGATTGGAGGATTTAGAGGATTTTTCGATGCAATACATTTGCAGTTTCAAATCCCAGCAAAATTCCAAGAATTTATCTTCCGACCTTGGACGATACTTACTTACTCGTTTATGCATGAAATTCCGGGAATCTTGCATATACTTTTCAACATGCTAACCTTGTATTGGTTTGGGAAACTGTTTGTAGAATATTTGGGTAGTGACAAGCTCATAGCAGTTTATATTTTAGGTGCAATATCTGGGGCTTTAGTTTATCTACTTTCTTATAATCTCATTCCTTACTTTGTAATGAGATCGGTAAACTCAAATGTAGTGATGGTTGGGGCTTCAGCAAGTATTGATGCGATTGTGGTTGCTTCTGCTACCTTGTTGCCAGAGTATACATTTTTCTTACTTTTCTTTGGCCCCGTTAGAATAAAATACTTAGCTGCTATTATTGTTTTTCTTTCCTTTCTTGGTACTGTAAGTTCTAATGCTGGTGGTAATTTAGCTCACTTAGGCGGGGCATTGATGGGTTTCATTTATACCAAGCAATTGCAAGCAGGCATTAATTGGGGCGCGTGGATAACGGGCACTATTGATGCCATTAAATCATTGTTTGCACCTAAGCCGAAAGTAAAAATCACCTACCGCAAAGAAGAACCTAAAGTTCAAAAGAAGACTTCATCTACTTTCACAAAAGCTTCACAAGAAGAAATCGATACCATTCTCGATAAAATTTCCGACAAAGGCTACGAAAGCCTCTCCAAAGAAGAGAAAGAAAAACTCTTCAATGCCAGTAAGAAATAA
- a CDS encoding rhomboid family intramembrane serine protease, producing MFNITPLVRTIIIINVIVFLAQNLLEGLYVTQYLSLWDFKSGLFRPYQFFTYMFAHGSFMHIFFNMLAFASFAPILESYWGEKKFLSFYIITGIGAGVIYAIFNYFFPGNGGYMLGASGALYGILMAFGLQFPNLEIMLLFPPIPLKAKYMVFVMGFITYAMDRSGSVAHLAHFGGALVAYLVMTYWRSQGK from the coding sequence ATGTTTAATATTACTCCACTGGTTAGAACAATCATTATTATTAATGTAATCGTGTTTTTAGCCCAGAATCTCTTGGAAGGTCTGTACGTAACACAGTATTTGTCCTTATGGGATTTTAAATCGGGACTTTTTAGGCCTTACCAATTTTTTACCTACATGTTTGCGCATGGCAGCTTCATGCACATATTTTTTAATATGTTGGCATTCGCTTCGTTTGCACCTATTCTAGAATCGTATTGGGGGGAAAAGAAGTTCTTATCGTTTTACATCATAACAGGAATTGGCGCAGGCGTGATTTATGCAATCTTTAATTATTTTTTTCCTGGCAATGGTGGATACATGTTGGGTGCATCCGGAGCACTGTATGGAATTTTGATGGCGTTTGGGTTACAATTCCCTAACTTGGAGATTATGTTGTTGTTTCCGCCCATTCCGTTGAAAGCAAAGTACATGGTGTTTGTAATGGGGTTCATCACTTATGCAATGGATCGATCTGGCTCAGTGGCACACTTGGCACACTTTGGTGGTGCCTTGGTGGCTTATCTTGTTATGACGTATTGGCGAAGTCAAGGAAAATAA
- the mutL gene encoding DNA mismatch repair endonuclease MutL: MPDIIHLLPDSIANQIAAGEVVQRPASAVKELMENSIDAGATSIQLIVKEAGKALIQIIDNGNGMSETDARLSLERHATSKIRKAEDLFQLRTMGFRGEALASIAAVSQFEMKTKLATTELGTFLLVEGSEVKKQEPVACEKGTSISVKNLFYNIPARRNFLKSNSVEMRHIIDEFFRLALANPALSFSLMQGDELIYELPPAKLSQRIVTLFGKNYQHQLAPSQEETSLIKVTGYVGRPESAKKTRGEQFFFVNNRYIRNNYLHHAVTTAYEGLLPENSYPFYVLMVEIDPKHIDVNVHPTKTEIKFDDERAVYAVVWSAVKQALGTHNLAPAIDFQADVNLTHKLAAQPITNQHYFDEQFATSFKRSNLENWERMFDDESNSKLFAPTQPKELIFESAINLHHDSSEQVFEKGIFQFQQKYIVRSTKSGLMIIDQQAAHERILFEKYSGQLKSNNGHSQQSLFPQTISLSAPDFALVIEMEKEIAALGFRFELFGKNALLITGTPTDMKMGEKALLEGLIEQFKKNQSELQLPIQENLARAMAKRTSLRTGEKLGIAEMEALVERLFACANPNYSPEGKPTFFTLDTSKIESYFNR; encoded by the coding sequence ATGCCCGATATCATTCACCTGCTTCCGGATTCCATTGCCAACCAAATTGCCGCAGGCGAAGTGGTGCAGCGCCCCGCTTCGGCTGTAAAGGAGTTGATGGAGAATTCCATTGATGCCGGGGCAACTTCCATTCAATTGATTGTGAAGGAAGCGGGCAAAGCGCTGATTCAGATAATTGACAATGGCAATGGCATGAGCGAAACAGATGCCCGCTTAAGCTTAGAGCGGCATGCTACCTCCAAAATCAGAAAGGCCGAAGATTTGTTTCAACTGCGCACCATGGGCTTTCGTGGGGAGGCATTGGCTTCCATTGCGGCCGTTTCGCAATTTGAAATGAAGACAAAGTTGGCAACAACCGAGTTGGGCACTTTTTTGTTGGTGGAAGGATCAGAAGTGAAAAAGCAAGAGCCGGTAGCGTGCGAGAAAGGAACCAGCATCAGCGTCAAGAATTTGTTTTACAATATCCCAGCGCGCAGAAATTTTTTAAAGTCAAATTCGGTGGAGATGCGCCACATCATCGATGAGTTTTTCCGATTGGCGTTGGCAAATCCTGCGCTGTCTTTTTCATTAATGCAAGGCGATGAATTGATTTATGAATTGCCACCAGCCAAGCTAAGTCAGCGCATTGTTACCTTGTTTGGAAAAAACTACCAGCATCAATTGGCACCCAGCCAAGAAGAAACTTCGTTAATCAAAGTGACTGGCTATGTGGGCCGACCGGAATCTGCCAAGAAAACTCGGGGCGAGCAATTCTTTTTTGTGAATAACCGCTACATCCGCAACAATTATTTGCACCATGCGGTAACGACTGCGTATGAAGGCTTGCTTCCCGAAAATAGTTATCCGTTTTATGTGTTGATGGTGGAGATTGACCCCAAGCATATTGACGTGAACGTTCACCCCACCAAAACAGAAATAAAATTTGATGATGAACGGGCCGTGTATGCCGTGGTGTGGTCGGCAGTGAAACAAGCCTTGGGCACACACAACTTAGCACCGGCCATCGATTTTCAAGCCGATGTAAATTTGACCCACAAGTTGGCTGCCCAACCTATTACGAATCAACACTACTTTGACGAGCAATTTGCCACCTCCTTTAAGCGCAGCAACCTAGAAAATTGGGAACGGATGTTTGATGACGAAAGCAACTCAAAACTGTTTGCGCCCACGCAGCCAAAAGAATTGATTTTTGAAAGTGCGATTAATCTCCATCACGATTCGAGTGAACAGGTATTTGAAAAAGGCATCTTTCAATTCCAACAAAAGTACATTGTGCGGTCGACCAAAAGTGGGTTGATGATCATCGATCAACAAGCGGCTCACGAGCGGATACTGTTTGAAAAATATAGTGGACAGTTGAAATCAAACAATGGCCACAGCCAGCAGAGTTTGTTTCCGCAGACCATATCCCTTAGCGCACCCGATTTTGCGTTGGTAATTGAAATGGAAAAAGAAATTGCTGCACTCGGTTTTCGGTTTGAACTATTTGGGAAGAATGCCTTGTTGATTACGGGCACACCCACCGATATGAAAATGGGGGAGAAGGCATTGTTGGAAGGGTTGATTGAGCAATTCAAAAAAAATCAATCTGAGTTGCAATTGCCCATACAAGAAAATTTGGCACGTGCGATGGCCAAGCGCACCAGCCTGCGCACAGGCGAAAAATTAGGTATTGCGGAAATGGAAGCGTTGGTGGAAAGATTATTTGCCTGTGCCAATCCCAATTATTCCCCGGAAGGAAAGCCAACATTTTTCACCCTTGACACGTCTAAGATAGAAAGTTACTTTAATCGTTAG